A genomic region of Phenylobacterium parvum contains the following coding sequences:
- a CDS encoding acyl-CoA dehydrogenase family protein encodes MADFGAQDNAAFRAEARAWLEANFPPSLKNRHDIAASEAPVPVEGDYAIWKTRMGEKGWGVPTWPAAYGGGGLSATDARTLREEMARIGAWNPIGGMGVMMFGPTLLEYGTEEQKQRHIPPIVRGELRWCQGYSEPGAGSDLASLQTRAEDKGDHFLVNGQKIWTSGAQYADWCFCLVRTDASRKHEGISFVLIDMRTPGVETRPILLISGSSPFCETFFTDVKVPKANLVGPLNGGWTIGKRLLQHERNSLSGGGDGRPRFDTGHLRDVARRYFGQEEDGRLADPDFRARLTRHDMDALAYALTLRRVALEAKSANGPSAATSIMKNANSRIMTDHCEMMVEAMGLAGAGWSGEDFTEEEREAGRLYLRIKSSTIAGGSSEVQNNIISKRILGLPDPSSHTY; translated from the coding sequence ATGGCCGACTTCGGCGCCCAGGACAACGCCGCCTTCCGGGCCGAGGCCCGCGCCTGGCTTGAGGCCAACTTCCCCCCTTCCCTGAAGAACCGGCATGACATCGCCGCCTCCGAAGCGCCCGTGCCCGTTGAGGGCGACTATGCCATTTGGAAAACCCGTATGGGCGAGAAGGGCTGGGGCGTCCCGACCTGGCCGGCGGCCTACGGCGGTGGCGGGCTGTCGGCGACTGACGCCCGCACCCTTCGCGAGGAGATGGCCCGCATCGGCGCCTGGAACCCCATCGGCGGCATGGGGGTGATGATGTTCGGCCCGACCCTGCTGGAGTACGGGACCGAAGAACAGAAACAGCGGCACATTCCGCCCATCGTCCGGGGCGAGCTTCGCTGGTGCCAGGGCTATTCCGAGCCGGGCGCAGGTTCGGACCTGGCCTCGCTCCAGACCCGGGCCGAGGACAAGGGCGATCACTTCCTGGTCAACGGCCAGAAGATCTGGACCTCGGGCGCCCAATACGCCGACTGGTGCTTCTGCCTCGTGCGCACCGACGCCAGCCGGAAGCACGAGGGCATTTCCTTCGTGCTGATCGACATGCGCACCCCGGGCGTCGAGACCCGGCCCATCCTGCTGATCTCGGGCTCCTCGCCCTTTTGCGAGACCTTCTTCACCGACGTGAAGGTGCCCAAGGCGAACCTGGTCGGCCCCCTGAACGGCGGCTGGACGATCGGCAAGCGCCTGCTCCAGCATGAGCGCAACAGCCTGTCCGGCGGCGGCGACGGCCGCCCGCGTTTCGATACGGGCCACCTGCGCGACGTGGCCCGTCGCTATTTCGGCCAGGAAGAAGACGGCCGGCTGGCCGACCCCGACTTCCGCGCCCGGCTGACCCGGCACGACATGGACGCCCTGGCCTACGCCCTGACCCTGCGCCGGGTGGCCCTGGAAGCGAAGAGCGCCAACGGCCCGTCGGCGGCGACCTCCATCATGAAGAACGCCAACTCGCGGATCATGACCGACCATTGCGAGATGATGGTCGAGGCCATGGGCCTGGCCGGCGCCGGCTGGTCAGGCGAGGACTTCACCGAGGAAGAGCGCGAGGCCGGGCGCCTATACCTGCGCATCAAGTCCAGCACCATCGCCGGAGGCTCCTCCGAGGTGCAGAACAACATCATCTCCAAGCGCATCCTGGGCCTGCCCGACCCGAGCAGCCATACCTATTGA
- a CDS encoding flagellin, whose amino-acid sequence MSASINTNVAAMLAIQNLNRTQSELSVSQTRISTGQKVASAKDNGAIFAIAQNQRGSSQALNAVRESLQRSQSTVDVATAAGETISDLLNQMKEKALAAADTQLNTSSRNAMNADFVSLRDQITKAVNNSSFNGKNLINSGATNIEALADESGSSKITVQAQSLALGGANVTVAAAQDITTTANANTALAAVNTSIQNVSLALAKLGSGSRSLATHLNFVNKLQDAIDAGVGNIVDADLAKESAKIQALQTKQQLGFQALSIANQGPSSLLSLFR is encoded by the coding sequence ATGTCTGCCAGCATCAACACCAATGTCGCGGCCATGCTCGCGATCCAGAACCTGAACCGGACCCAGTCCGAACTCAGCGTTTCCCAAACCCGCATCTCCACCGGCCAGAAGGTCGCGTCGGCCAAGGACAATGGCGCCATCTTCGCCATCGCCCAGAACCAGCGCGGCTCCTCCCAGGCCCTGAACGCCGTCCGGGAATCGCTCCAGCGCTCCCAGTCGACCGTCGACGTGGCGACTGCGGCCGGAGAGACCATCTCCGACCTCCTGAACCAGATGAAGGAGAAGGCCCTGGCGGCTGCGGACACGCAGCTGAACACGTCCTCCCGCAACGCCATGAACGCCGACTTTGTCTCGCTGCGTGACCAGATCACGAAGGCGGTGAACAATTCGAGCTTCAACGGCAAGAACCTGATCAACTCTGGTGCAACCAACATCGAGGCCCTGGCCGACGAATCCGGCTCGAGCAAGATCACGGTTCAGGCTCAGTCCCTCGCCCTCGGCGGCGCCAACGTCACCGTGGCTGCGGCGCAGGACATCACGACGACGGCTAATGCGAACACCGCCCTCGCCGCGGTGAATACTTCGATCCAGAACGTGTCCCTCGCCCTGGCCAAGCTTGGCTCGGGCTCCAGGTCGCTGGCGACCCACCTGAACTTCGTCAACAAGCTTCAGGACGCCATCGACGCCGGTGTCGGCAACATCGTGGACGCCGACCTGGCGAAGGAAAGCGCCAAGATCCAGGCCCTGCAGACCAAGCAGCAGCTTGGCTTCCAGGCGCTCTCGATCGCCAACCAGGGGCCGTCCTCGCTGCTCAGCCTCTTCCGCTAG
- the queA gene encoding tRNA preQ1(34) S-adenosylmethionine ribosyltransferase-isomerase QueA: MQLSDFDFELPEDRIALRPAEPRDSARLLEVRPDGALLDHRVRDLPSLLSAGDILVINETRVIPARLKGRRLRAGSDIAVEATLHQRAGESAWRALMRPGKKIAAGDQLWFGDLAARVTAKGEAGEFTLEFAVSGPELDAAVDRVGEMPLPPYIASRRKQDARDQSDYQTVYARREGSVAAPTAGLHFTPELLEHLQVSGIHLARVTLHVGAGTFLPVKTEDLSKHRMHAEWGEITADTAMRINAARAAGGRVVCVGTTSLRLLESAASDDGRLEAWTGETDIFITPGRRFRIADALMTNFHLPKSTLFMLVSALSGLDVMKAAYAYAIASGYRFYSYGDASLLWKAG; encoded by the coding sequence ATGCAGCTCTCGGATTTCGACTTCGAGCTTCCGGAAGACCGCATCGCCCTGCGGCCGGCGGAACCGCGTGACTCCGCCCGTCTCCTGGAGGTGCGTCCTGACGGCGCTCTCCTGGACCACCGTGTCCGGGACCTGCCGTCTCTGCTGAGCGCGGGCGACATCCTGGTGATCAACGAGACGCGGGTCATCCCGGCGCGCCTCAAGGGCCGTCGGCTCCGCGCCGGATCAGACATCGCTGTCGAGGCCACCCTTCACCAGCGGGCGGGCGAGAGCGCCTGGCGCGCCCTCATGCGGCCCGGAAAGAAGATCGCGGCCGGAGACCAGCTTTGGTTCGGGGATCTTGCCGCCCGGGTCACCGCGAAGGGCGAGGCCGGTGAATTCACCCTCGAGTTCGCCGTCTCCGGCCCCGAGCTCGACGCGGCGGTCGACCGGGTCGGGGAAATGCCCCTGCCGCCCTACATCGCCTCCAGGCGCAAGCAGGACGCCCGTGACCAGAGCGACTACCAGACGGTCTACGCCCGCCGGGAGGGCTCTGTGGCGGCTCCGACCGCAGGTCTTCACTTCACCCCGGAACTCCTTGAACACCTTCAGGTTTCGGGGATTCACCTCGCCAGGGTTACCCTGCATGTGGGCGCGGGCACCTTCCTGCCCGTGAAGACCGAGGATCTCTCCAAGCACCGAATGCACGCCGAATGGGGAGAGATCACGGCGGACACGGCGATGCGGATCAACGCCGCCCGCGCCGCCGGGGGAAGGGTGGTCTGCGTCGGCACCACCTCTCTTCGCCTTCTGGAGAGCGCCGCATCCGACGACGGGCGCCTGGAGGCCTGGACCGGGGAGACCGACATCTTCATCACGCCGGGGCGCCGCTTCCGGATCGCCGACGCCCTGATGACCAACTTCCACCTGCCGAAGTCGACCCTGTTCATGCTGGTCAGCGCCCTGTCGGGACTGGATGTCATGAAGGCGGCCTACGCCTACGCCATCGCCTCGGGCTACCGCTTCTATTCCTACGGCGACGCCAGCCTGCTCTGGAAGGCCGGGTGA
- the coaD gene encoding pantetheine-phosphate adenylyltransferase: MRVGLYPGTFDPIHNGHTDIIGRAVKLVDRLVLGVAINTGKGPMFSLEERVAIVEAEAASLKGNAEIVVQPFEGLTMHFAREVGASVIVRGLRAVADFEFEFQMTAMNQQLDREIETVFLMADPRHQAVASKLVKEIATLGGDVTKFVSPRVKEALLAKVGR, translated from the coding sequence ATGCGTGTGGGCCTCTATCCGGGCACCTTCGATCCAATCCACAATGGCCACACCGACATCATTGGTCGGGCGGTGAAGCTGGTGGATCGTCTCGTGCTGGGCGTGGCCATCAACACCGGCAAGGGGCCCATGTTCTCCCTCGAGGAGCGGGTCGCCATCGTGGAGGCCGAGGCCGCCTCCCTGAAGGGCAATGCCGAGATCGTCGTCCAGCCCTTCGAAGGGCTGACCATGCACTTCGCCCGGGAGGTCGGCGCCAGCGTGATCGTGCGCGGCCTGCGCGCGGTCGCCGACTTTGAGTTCGAGTTCCAGATGACGGCCATGAACCAACAGCTCGACCGCGAGATCGAGACCGTCTTCCTCATGGCCGACCCCCGTCATCAGGCCGTCGCCTCCAAGCTGGTCAAGGAGATCGCGACCCTGGGCGGCGATGTGACCAAGTTCGTCAGCCCGCGGGTCAAGGAAGCGCTCCTGGCCAAGGTGGGACGTTGA
- a CDS encoding flagellin translates to MSLNINTNKAAMAALQNLNATTDNLGGVQNKISTGLRISTSKDNSAIWAIAQNQRADVGGLAAVKMGLDRAQSIGDIALTAGQTVSELLVQMKEKVVAAQDASLTAVSRNALDADFKALLAQISQVIRNASFDGADLLNNSLPGGLQFLADASASTTVTLSNQDLRPGQAIITVATTSSITTATLAAGVLSRLQASIGNVSLALADLGAQLKQIESHNKFVGKLTDAVEAGIGNLVDADMAKESARLQALQVQQQLGAQALSIANQAPNIILSLFRGN, encoded by the coding sequence ATGTCGCTGAACATCAACACAAACAAGGCAGCCATGGCCGCCTTGCAGAACCTGAATGCGACAACCGATAATCTGGGCGGCGTCCAGAACAAGATCAGCACCGGGCTGAGGATCTCGACTTCCAAGGACAATTCGGCGATCTGGGCCATCGCCCAGAACCAGCGCGCCGATGTCGGCGGCCTGGCCGCGGTGAAGATGGGCCTCGACCGCGCCCAGTCGATCGGCGACATCGCGCTTACCGCCGGCCAGACCGTCTCCGAGCTCCTGGTTCAGATGAAGGAGAAGGTGGTCGCGGCCCAGGACGCCTCGCTGACCGCCGTGTCCCGCAACGCCCTCGACGCCGACTTCAAGGCCCTGCTGGCGCAGATCAGCCAGGTGATCCGAAACGCCTCATTTGACGGCGCCGACCTCCTGAACAATTCGCTGCCGGGCGGCCTGCAGTTCCTGGCCGACGCCAGCGCCTCGACCACCGTGACCCTGTCGAACCAGGATCTCAGGCCGGGGCAGGCGATCATCACCGTGGCGACGACCTCTTCGATCACGACGGCCACCCTGGCGGCCGGCGTGCTCAGCCGGCTCCAGGCGTCGATCGGCAATGTGAGCCTGGCCCTTGCGGACCTGGGCGCCCAGTTGAAGCAGATCGAGAGCCACAACAAGTTCGTGGGCAAGCTGACCGATGCGGTCGAGGCGGGCATCGGCAACCTTGTCGACGCCGACATGGCCAAGGAAAGCGCACGCCTGCAGGCCCTCCAGGTCCAGCAGCAGCTGGGCGCCCAGGCCCTCTCCATCGCCAACCAGGCCCCGAACATCATCCTGTCCCTGTTCCGGGGCAACTAG
- the tgt gene encoding tRNA guanosine(34) transglycosylase Tgt: MSAFPFEISGRDGAARTGVLKTARGDIRTPAFMPVGTAATVKALTVDQVMSTGADIILGNTYHLMLRPGPERLERLGGLHRFMRWEGPILTDSGGFQVMSLSGISKVTEEAVTFKSHIDGSRHVLTPERSIEIQADRLGADIVMQLDQCVSWPAEEGAAAAAMRLSDRWGRRSKAAFGHRERQALFGIQQGSTFADLRRESSERLIEAGFDGYAIGGLAVGEGHAAMCEVLDYAAGFLPEDRPRYLMGVGKPVDLVEAVARGVDMFDCVLPTRSGRHGQAWTWEGPVNLKNARFAEDDSPLDETLDCPASRDYAKAYLHHLVKAEEILGQVLLSWHNIAFFQALTAAMRAAISEGRFEVFRRDFHARQAVRGAG; this comes from the coding sequence GTGAGCGCCTTTCCCTTCGAAATCTCCGGGCGCGATGGCGCGGCCCGCACGGGTGTCCTGAAGACCGCCCGCGGCGACATCCGCACGCCTGCCTTCATGCCTGTCGGCACCGCCGCCACTGTGAAGGCGCTGACGGTGGACCAGGTCATGTCCACCGGAGCGGACATTATCCTGGGCAACACCTACCACCTCATGCTGAGGCCCGGCCCAGAGCGCCTGGAGCGACTGGGCGGCCTGCATCGGTTCATGCGCTGGGAGGGGCCGATCCTGACGGATTCCGGCGGCTTCCAGGTCATGTCCCTGTCGGGAATCTCGAAGGTGACGGAGGAGGCGGTCACCTTCAAAAGCCACATCGACGGCTCGCGCCACGTCCTCACGCCCGAGCGCTCGATCGAGATCCAGGCCGACCGGTTGGGCGCCGACATCGTCATGCAGCTGGACCAGTGCGTGTCCTGGCCGGCCGAGGAGGGCGCGGCGGCGGCGGCCATGCGCCTGTCCGACCGCTGGGGGCGACGCTCCAAGGCCGCCTTCGGTCACCGCGAACGCCAGGCCCTGTTCGGCATCCAGCAGGGCTCAACCTTCGCCGACCTGCGACGGGAGTCGTCTGAGCGACTGATCGAGGCCGGCTTCGACGGCTATGCGATTGGCGGCCTTGCGGTGGGCGAGGGCCATGCGGCCATGTGCGAGGTGCTGGACTATGCTGCAGGCTTCCTGCCCGAGGACCGCCCGCGTTACCTGATGGGCGTGGGCAAGCCCGTGGACCTGGTCGAGGCCGTCGCCCGCGGGGTCGATATGTTCGACTGCGTCCTGCCCACCCGATCGGGCCGGCACGGCCAGGCCTGGACCTGGGAGGGACCGGTCAACCTGAAGAACGCCCGCTTCGCCGAGGACGATAGTCCCTTGGACGAAACCCTCGACTGCCCGGCCTCCCGGGATTACGCGAAGGCCTACCTGCATCATCTTGTTAAGGCAGAGGAAATCCTCGGTCAGGTCCTGTTGTCCTGGCACAACATCGCCTTCTTCCAGGCCCTGACGGCGGCCATGCGGGCGGCGATCTCCGAGGGACGTTTCGAGGTCTTCCGCCGGGATTTCCATGCCCGGCAGGCCGTGCGCGGGGCGGGCTAG
- a CDS encoding peptidylprolyl isomerase, producing the protein MDPENTLLLETETGRVTINLRPDLAPQHVARIKELAREGFYDGILFHRVIPGFMAQGGCPNGSGTGGSSKANLPAEFSREPHVRGVCSMARTNNPNSANSQFFICFDDATFLDGQYTVWGVVTEGMEHIDALPKGEPPRAPGKIVSMKVAADA; encoded by the coding sequence ATGGATCCCGAAAACACCCTTCTGCTCGAGACCGAAACCGGCCGGGTCACCATCAACCTCCGCCCCGACCTGGCGCCCCAGCATGTGGCGCGGATCAAGGAACTGGCGCGAGAGGGCTTCTACGACGGCATCCTCTTCCATCGGGTGATCCCCGGCTTCATGGCCCAGGGCGGCTGCCCGAATGGATCGGGCACCGGGGGTTCCTCCAAGGCCAACCTGCCGGCGGAGTTCTCCCGCGAGCCGCACGTGCGCGGCGTCTGCTCCATGGCGCGGACCAACAACCCGAACTCGGCCAACAGCCAGTTCTTCATCTGCTTCGACGACGCCACCTTCCTGGATGGCCAGTACACGGTCTGGGGTGTCGTGACCGAGGGCATGGAGCACATTGACGCCCTGCCCAAGGGCGAACCGCCCCGTGCGCCGGGCAAGATTGTCTCCATGAAGGTGGCCGCCGACGCCTGA
- a CDS encoding flagellar protein FlaG has translation MENKINFVPVPPELNTSQQQAPPAAQNERAETSAPKFTPHPAADLRLVIEPRGSSYVYKTIDRRTGEIVSQYPMEEIVKMLSEQRYSAGVIIRATA, from the coding sequence ATGGAAAACAAGATCAACTTCGTCCCGGTCCCGCCCGAGCTCAATACGAGCCAGCAGCAGGCCCCGCCCGCCGCACAGAACGAGCGCGCCGAGACGTCTGCACCCAAGTTCACGCCGCATCCCGCCGCCGATCTACGCCTGGTCATTGAGCCCAGGGGCAGTTCCTACGTCTACAAGACGATTGATCGCCGCACCGGTGAAATCGTCTCGCAGTATCCGATGGAAGAGATCGTCAAGATGCTGAGTGAGCAGAGATACTCGGCCGGAGTCATCATCCGCGCCACCGCCTGA
- the gyrA gene encoding DNA gyrase subunit A: MSVIVSRALPDVRDGLKPVHRRILFSMNDLGMSPDRPYSKSARVVGDVLARLHPHGDQSVYDALVRMAQPFSMGLLLVDGQGNFGSVDGDPPAQMRYTECRMTKAATALLADLDLDTVDFKDNYDGKEKEPVVLPSRIPNLLVNGAGGIAVGMATNIPPHNLGEIVDAALALIERPDIPLDELLDIVPGPDFPTGGEIMGRSASRTALMTGRGSVVMRGTAAIEQVRKEREAIVITAIPYQVNKAVLVERIAELVRDKRVEGISDLRDESDRQGMRVVVELKRDASADVVLNQLYRFTPLQTSFGVNMLALNRGRPELMGLREMLQAFVDFREEVVLRRTRHELSRSRDRGHVLVGLAIAVANIDEFIQIIRSSKDPSEARERLVARDWPAGDMLPLVELIADPRSLVVDGDKIRLTDDQARAILALTLSRLTGLGRDEIFEEAGELTGGISGLLAILESRELLMSIVRDELVQVRTDFAIPRRTQIVDGGGDLEDEDLIAREEMVITVTHGGYVKRTPLVTYRTQHRGGRGRSGMATKDEDAVTRVISASTHTPMLFFSSGGKVYRLKVWRLPVGAPTARGKAFVNLFPIEPGETMTSIVALPEDEAEWGGFDVMFATRSGHVRRNRLSDFAQINRNGKIAMKLDEGDSIVGVALCRAEENDILLTTALGRCIRFAVDEVRVFAGRDSTGVRGIRLAEGDQVISMAILRTVQAAAEERAAYIRHANAMRRAASGEGGEVDDAPVVEDEVEDEAVSGLAALSPERIAELGAAEEHILTVSTEGFGKRSSAYEFRRTGRGRQGLLAQDLSRRGGRLTASFPVEEHDEILLVTDQGQLIRTPVAQIRVVGRNSQGVIIFRTTEEEHVVSVERLADPGGSEDEAPEPEAQA; the protein is encoded by the coding sequence ATGAGCGTGATCGTCAGCCGCGCCCTTCCGGACGTCCGTGACGGCCTGAAGCCGGTCCACCGGCGGATCCTGTTCTCCATGAACGACCTGGGCATGAGCCCGGACCGTCCCTATTCCAAGTCGGCCCGCGTGGTGGGCGACGTCCTGGCCCGTCTGCACCCCCATGGCGACCAGTCGGTCTATGACGCCCTGGTCCGCATGGCCCAGCCCTTCTCCATGGGTCTCCTGCTGGTCGACGGCCAGGGCAACTTCGGCTCGGTGGACGGCGATCCCCCGGCGCAGATGCGCTACACCGAATGCCGGATGACCAAGGCGGCCACCGCCCTCCTGGCCGATCTTGACCTCGATACGGTCGACTTCAAGGACAACTACGACGGGAAGGAAAAGGAACCTGTCGTCCTGCCGTCCCGGATCCCGAACCTCCTGGTGAACGGGGCTGGCGGCATCGCCGTCGGTATGGCCACCAATATCCCGCCGCACAACCTGGGCGAGATCGTCGACGCCGCCCTGGCTCTGATCGAGCGGCCGGACATCCCCCTCGACGAACTCCTGGACATCGTTCCCGGCCCCGACTTCCCCACGGGCGGCGAGATCATGGGCCGATCGGCCTCCCGGACAGCGCTGATGACCGGCCGGGGCTCGGTGGTCATGCGGGGAACGGCCGCCATCGAGCAGGTCCGCAAGGAACGGGAAGCCATCGTCATCACCGCCATTCCCTACCAGGTGAACAAGGCGGTCCTGGTCGAGCGCATCGCCGAACTGGTGCGGGACAAGCGGGTCGAGGGCATCTCCGACCTCCGCGACGAGTCCGACCGCCAGGGCATGCGGGTCGTCGTCGAGCTCAAGCGTGACGCCTCCGCCGACGTGGTCCTCAACCAGCTTTACCGGTTCACGCCCCTGCAGACCTCCTTCGGGGTCAACATGCTGGCCCTGAACCGCGGCCGCCCTGAGCTGATGGGTCTGCGCGAGATGCTGCAGGCCTTCGTGGATTTCCGCGAGGAAGTCGTCCTGCGGCGGACCCGGCATGAGCTGTCCCGGTCCCGTGACCGGGGTCACGTCCTGGTCGGCCTGGCCATCGCCGTGGCCAATATCGATGAGTTCATCCAGATCATCCGCTCGTCCAAGGATCCCTCCGAGGCGCGGGAGCGCCTGGTGGCCCGCGACTGGCCGGCGGGCGACATGCTGCCCCTGGTCGAGCTGATCGCCGACCCCCGCTCCCTCGTGGTGGACGGCGACAAGATCCGCCTGACCGATGACCAGGCCAGGGCCATCCTGGCCCTGACGCTCTCCCGCCTCACCGGCCTGGGACGCGACGAAATCTTCGAGGAGGCCGGTGAACTCACCGGCGGCATCTCCGGCCTGCTGGCCATCCTGGAATCCCGTGAGCTCCTGATGAGCATCGTCCGTGACGAACTCGTGCAGGTGCGGACGGACTTCGCCATCCCCCGCCGGACGCAGATCGTCGATGGCGGCGGCGACCTCGAGGACGAGGACCTCATCGCCCGCGAGGAGATGGTCATCACCGTCACCCACGGCGGCTACGTCAAGCGCACGCCGCTGGTGACCTACCGGACCCAGCACCGGGGCGGACGCGGCCGTTCGGGCATGGCGACCAAGGACGAGGACGCCGTCACCCGCGTCATCTCGGCCTCGACGCACACGCCGATGCTGTTCTTCTCGTCGGGGGGCAAGGTCTACCGGCTCAAGGTCTGGCGGCTGCCTGTCGGGGCGCCGACCGCCCGTGGCAAGGCCTTCGTGAACCTCTTCCCGATCGAGCCGGGCGAGACGATGACCTCCATCGTCGCCCTGCCGGAGGACGAGGCGGAATGGGGCGGCTTTGACGTCATGTTCGCCACCCGGTCGGGCCATGTCCGCCGGAACCGGCTGAGCGACTTCGCCCAGATCAACCGCAACGGCAAGATCGCCATGAAGCTCGATGAGGGGGACTCCATCGTCGGCGTCGCCCTCTGCCGGGCAGAGGAGAACGACATCCTCCTCACGACCGCCCTGGGGCGCTGCATCCGCTTCGCCGTGGACGAGGTGCGTGTCTTCGCCGGCCGTGACTCTACCGGCGTCCGGGGAATCCGCCTGGCTGAGGGCGACCAGGTCATCTCCATGGCCATCCTCCGGACCGTGCAGGCAGCCGCCGAAGAGCGGGCGGCCTACATCCGCCACGCCAACGCCATGCGAAGGGCCGCCTCGGGCGAAGGGGGCGAGGTCGACGACGCACCCGTCGTCGAGGACGAGGTCGAGGATGAGGCCGTCTCGGGCCTCGCGGCCCTCAGCCCGGAGCGCATCGCCGAGCTGGGCGCCGCCGAGGAGCACATCCTCACCGTCTCGACCGAAGGTTTCGGCAAGCGGTCCTCCGCCTACGAGTTCCGGCGCACGGGCCGGGGCAGGCAGGGGCTTCTGGCCCAGGACCTGTCCCGTCGTGGTGGTCGTCTGACGGCTTCCTTCCCGGTGGAGGAGCACGACGAGATCCTCCTGGTGACCGACCAGGGCCAGTTGATCCGGACGCCCGTCGCCCAGATCCGGGTCGTCGGGCGCAACAGCCAGGGCGTCATCATCTTCCGGACCACCGAGGAAGAGCATGTCGTGTCCGTCGAGCGCCTTGCTGACCCCGGCGGCAGCGAGGACGAGGCGCCGGAGCCCGAAGCGCAGGCCTGA
- a CDS encoding peptidylprolyl isomerase, whose product MNRLVRRGLATAAILLALAPAAQAVQKPAPAPAGAPAPPLASDFRTPDPQNVLVIDTSKGLILVELVPLAAPAHVVRVRELARQGLYNGRSFFRVIDQFMAQTGDPKDNGTGGSDLPDLAAEFTFRRGADTPFVQVADQAVAEIGFIGPLPVMTQSSQLMPMTADGRISGWALYCPGVAGMARGEAPDSANSQFFLMRQAYPSLEKRYTAFGRVIAGLDVVRAIKPGEPVDPPQDVMTRVQVLADMPAASRPKVKVIDPRSPWFAAEVARVRASRGADFTACAISIPSEVK is encoded by the coding sequence TTGAACCGTCTCGTCCGGCGCGGCCTCGCGACGGCCGCCATCCTCCTCGCCCTGGCCCCTGCCGCCCAGGCGGTCCAGAAGCCTGCTCCTGCACCGGCGGGAGCGCCCGCACCGCCCCTGGCGTCTGACTTCCGGACCCCGGATCCCCAGAACGTCCTGGTCATCGACACCAGCAAGGGCCTCATCCTGGTGGAGCTGGTCCCGCTCGCTGCGCCGGCCCACGTGGTCCGGGTGCGGGAGCTGGCGCGCCAGGGACTTTACAACGGACGCAGCTTCTTCCGGGTCATCGACCAGTTCATGGCGCAGACCGGCGATCCCAAGGACAATGGTACGGGCGGCAGCGACCTGCCGGACCTGGCGGCCGAGTTCACCTTCCGCCGTGGAGCCGATACGCCCTTCGTCCAGGTCGCAGACCAGGCGGTGGCCGAAATCGGCTTCATCGGTCCCCTGCCGGTCATGACCCAGAGCTCCCAGCTCATGCCCATGACGGCGGATGGCCGCATCTCGGGCTGGGCCCTCTACTGCCCCGGGGTGGCGGGCATGGCCCGCGGAGAGGCGCCGGACAGCGCCAACAGCCAGTTCTTCCTCATGCGCCAGGCTTATCCCTCCCTGGAGAAGCGCTATACCGCCTTTGGTCGCGTCATCGCCGGGCTGGACGTGGTCCGCGCCATCAAGCCGGGCGAGCCCGTGGATCCGCCCCAGGACGTCATGACGCGGGTCCAGGTGCTGGCCGACATGCCTGCGGCCTCCCGGCCCAAGGTCAAGGTCATCGACCCCCGCAGTCCCTGGTTCGCCGCCGAGGTGGCCCGGGTCCGCGCCAGCCGCGGAGCCGACTTCACGGCCTGCGCCATCAGCATTCCCTCGGAGGTGAAGTAA
- the ssb gene encoding single-stranded DNA-binding protein, whose protein sequence is MAGSVNKVILVGNLGADPEIRSLNSGDRVANLRIATSETWRDRGTGERKEKTEWHRVVIFNDNLVKVAENYLRKGSKVYIEGSIQTRKWTDQSGQEKFSTEIVLQKFRGELTMLDGRGDDAGGREGGGDYGGGFQSGARAQPSGPREDFSADLDDEIPF, encoded by the coding sequence ATGGCGGGCAGCGTCAACAAGGTCATCCTGGTGGGCAATCTCGGGGCCGATCCCGAGATCCGCAGCCTCAACTCCGGCGACCGGGTCGCCAACCTCCGGATCGCCACCTCCGAGACCTGGCGCGACCGCGGCACCGGCGAGCGCAAGGAAAAGACCGAGTGGCACCGGGTGGTCATCTTCAATGACAACCTGGTCAAGGTGGCCGAGAACTACCTGCGCAAGGGCTCCAAGGTCTACATTGAGGGCTCGATCCAGACCCGCAAATGGACGGACCAGTCCGGGCAGGAGAAGTTCTCCACCGAGATCGTCCTCCAGAAGTTCCGGGGCGAGCTGACCATGCTGGACGGCCGGGGTGATGACGCCGGCGGCCGCGAAGGCGGCGGCGATTACGGCGGCGGCTTCCAGTCCGGGGCCCGCGCCCAGCCCTCCGGCCCGCGTGAGGACTTCTCGGCCGACCTGGACGACGAAATCCCCTTCTAG